A single region of the Lysinibacillus sp. B2A1 genome encodes:
- a CDS encoding imidazolonepropionase, with amino-acid sequence MTERQQRPIWIQNISQLVTLASEKKGPRIREEMKELGIIEGGSVWIEDGVIHDVGTTRELILKYLPRAEEADIVDATGKIVTPGLIDPHTHVVFGGSREHEFEMRLEGASYMDIMNAGGGIHATTRKIRALSEEHIFNQTTRRLDLFLQHGVTTLESKSGYGLDLDNELKQLRVMRKLHEKHPIDIVPTFMGAHAVPEEYRDNPEHYIKLVIEEMIPAVVEEGLAKFIDVFCEVDVFTPDQSERILLAGKDKGLIPKIHADEIAENQGAFVAAKVGAISAEHLLKVSDEGIQALANSGVIACLLPTTALYLGEKPARARDLIDAGVPVAISTDCNPGSSPTISMPLVMNLACIMMKMTPAESLCAATYNAACALQIEDRAGSIEVGKQADLVLWDVHNHQKLHYIFGVNHVKKVWKNGVKVVG; translated from the coding sequence ATGACAGAAAGACAGCAAAGGCCGATTTGGATTCAAAATATTTCGCAATTAGTGACACTTGCTAGTGAAAAAAAAGGTCCACGTATACGTGAGGAGATGAAAGAGTTAGGAATTATTGAAGGAGGCAGTGTATGGATTGAAGATGGCGTTATTCATGATGTGGGAACAACACGTGAATTGATTCTGAAGTATTTACCGCGAGCAGAGGAAGCGGACATTGTAGATGCTACAGGGAAAATTGTGACGCCTGGTTTGATTGATCCACATACACATGTTGTTTTTGGCGGCAGTCGAGAGCATGAATTTGAAATGCGTTTAGAAGGTGCGAGTTATATGGATATTATGAACGCTGGCGGCGGAATACATGCTACAACTAGAAAAATACGTGCATTGTCCGAAGAGCATATTTTCAATCAAACAACGAGGCGATTGGATTTATTTTTACAGCATGGTGTAACAACACTCGAAAGTAAAAGTGGCTATGGACTTGATTTGGATAATGAGCTAAAGCAATTGCGCGTGATGCGAAAATTGCATGAAAAACATCCTATAGATATTGTGCCAACCTTTATGGGTGCTCATGCTGTGCCAGAGGAGTATCGGGATAATCCAGAGCACTATATCAAACTTGTCATCGAGGAAATGATTCCTGCTGTTGTTGAGGAAGGTTTAGCTAAATTTATCGATGTTTTTTGTGAGGTCGATGTGTTTACCCCTGATCAATCAGAGCGTATTTTATTGGCTGGTAAGGACAAGGGGCTTATTCCTAAAATCCATGCTGATGAAATTGCAGAAAACCAGGGGGCATTTGTAGCAGCAAAGGTAGGAGCAATCTCGGCTGAGCATTTATTGAAAGTATCGGATGAGGGGATTCAAGCGCTTGCAAATTCAGGTGTCATAGCATGTTTATTACCAACAACAGCCTTGTATCTTGGCGAAAAGCCAGCTCGTGCAAGAGATTTAATTGACGCAGGTGTGCCTGTAGCAATTTCTACGGATTGCAATCCTGGGTCTTCTCCAACGATTTCAATGCCGCTTGTGATGAATCTAGCATGTATTATGATGAAAATGACACCTGCAGAAAGCCTGTGTGCTGCGACATATAATGCTGCTTGTGCACTTCAAATTGAAGACCGTGCAGGTTCCATTGAAGTAGGGAAACAAGCAGATTTAGTACTATGGGATGTACATAATCACCAAAAGTTACATTATATTTTTGGTGTCAATCACGTAA
- a CDS encoding Na+/Picotransporter, translated as MINVLGGIGLFLLGMTMLTNGLKELAGDALKKWLNRFTGGTISSVLSGTLMTMIVQSSTATTLITIGFVSAGLLTFIQSIGVIIGANIGSTSTGWIISLIGFKINMQTMSLPFIALGVFVQLLAPRDFKAIGGLLTGFGLLFLGIDVLQGGMASVQDKIPFDSFQADSIGGQLILIVLGLVMTVIMQASSAAIAATLTALYAGAIDFEQAAYLVIGQNIGTTATALFAAIGASTAAKRTAMTHVLFNVATAIIVTLGATLMFALTKNVTTFINGSFDETLGIAVFHTLFSVIGAIIFVPFVRPFARAIEKMIPEKGNHLTRNLDDSVAKIPGVAVEVSFNTLQDITKELTTVIVSLIRSKKMTTEAESKLNLIDDAIEKTRLFMDAIQSTATKDRHKHISLLHALDHLLRLTKALREQNPSAFQLQSTLTQKWLEVLEEVLLIIDEDERLPEISVLLMETSSEMAAVRRDKRNAYFEHSVENVVELETAVTKVEALLWIDRLVYHYWRTTARLAEYQTATKKNRHADTEKNVAATE; from the coding sequence TTGATAAATGTATTAGGAGGCATTGGTTTATTTTTACTTGGGATGACCATGCTTACTAACGGTTTAAAGGAGCTTGCTGGGGATGCTCTAAAAAAATGGTTGAATCGATTTACAGGTGGAACAATTAGTTCAGTTCTTTCAGGTACATTGATGACAATGATTGTGCAATCCTCTACTGCAACAACTCTGATTACAATTGGTTTTGTAAGTGCTGGGCTGCTCACCTTTATACAGTCAATTGGTGTTATTATTGGAGCAAATATAGGTAGCACAAGCACAGGATGGATTATTTCACTTATTGGCTTCAAAATTAATATGCAGACAATGTCCTTACCTTTTATTGCACTTGGTGTCTTTGTGCAATTATTAGCTCCACGTGATTTTAAAGCGATAGGCGGGCTTTTGACAGGCTTTGGCTTACTATTTTTAGGCATTGATGTATTACAGGGAGGAATGGCATCCGTTCAGGATAAAATTCCATTTGATTCATTTCAGGCGGATTCTATAGGTGGTCAGCTTATTTTAATTGTGCTTGGTCTAGTCATGACAGTGATTATGCAGGCATCAAGTGCAGCAATTGCAGCCACTTTAACCGCTTTATATGCAGGAGCTATTGATTTTGAACAGGCAGCCTATTTAGTAATTGGTCAAAATATAGGAACCACTGCCACAGCCCTTTTTGCTGCAATTGGAGCGTCAACTGCTGCAAAACGGACAGCGATGACGCATGTACTTTTTAACGTGGCCACAGCCATTATTGTTACGCTTGGTGCAACATTGATGTTTGCGTTAACGAAAAATGTGACGACATTCATTAATGGCAGTTTTGATGAAACATTAGGTATTGCTGTTTTCCACACTTTATTTAGTGTCATTGGTGCCATTATTTTCGTGCCGTTTGTCCGACCGTTTGCGAGGGCTATTGAAAAAATGATACCAGAGAAGGGGAATCATTTAACACGAAATCTCGATGATAGTGTGGCAAAAATTCCTGGGGTAGCTGTGGAGGTTTCCTTTAATACTCTACAGGACATCACGAAGGAATTAACAACAGTAATCGTATCTCTTATTCGAAGTAAAAAGATGACAACAGAAGCTGAAAGTAAATTAAATCTGATTGATGATGCTATTGAAAAAACACGCTTATTTATGGATGCTATCCAATCAACGGCCACGAAGGATCGTCATAAACATATTTCCTTGTTACATGCACTTGATCACTTGCTTCGTTTGACAAAGGCATTACGAGAGCAAAATCCAAGCGCCTTTCAGCTGCAATCCACATTAACGCAAAAATGGTTAGAGGTACTTGAGGAAGTTTTATTGATAATCGATGAAGATGAACGCTTGCCTGAGATTTCCGTTCTATTAATGGAAACATCATCAGAAATGGCTGCTGTGCGACGCGATAAACGAAATGCCTATTTCGAGCATTCTGTTGAAAATGTCGTAGAGTTAGAGACAGCTGTAACAAAAGTGGAAGCGCTTCTATGGATTGATCGTTTAGTTTATCACTATTGGCGCACAACTGCTCGTTTAGCAGAATACCAAACAGCAACGAAAAAAAACCGCCATGCTGATACAGAAAAGAACGTTGCTGCCACAGAATAA
- a CDS encoding GNAT family N-acetyltransferase, with amino-acid sequence MQLIRIRTDDELMWYKNMWDDILAREGNDNPFIEFSWFYNWWQTMGRSERVELYAVENNGQIIAFFPFTIRLRWGIQIYAFAGEESSNYSGLVALKKSMLSATTFVFDQLIKKHKHLLFSFHGLLESKASTKILEQYFVERQLPPNIFRVVTPYIDFHDIDFHTHFHQCSKKHDMNHRERMLRNVGSLIRKTPSQDELWEMFKLLEERWTKRLNTSAYRKGKKRDFLERLTLLKGEALQVKVDALVFENQWIAFTYGFCCRGRYVTYALAYEPIFQIFGADRIANQENIKFAFSENYHLFDMGIGYEPYKFDWRSNIDFTRQMLVSSGTRRAKILANMYILKARLKEYVTQNQRFVKWRRNTGEQLRYLVKYGKVKDWLEYGQLFVEKFIRFRQVNVYELSPSESVPPQRPVGDLFEIMSIQEAMQLNQEEIITLFYKGYTVYKDSFAKTTQPAFALHTSNLYVDKMQIIETLPKQTYFLSYDVYKNIDIITAFFQKIQPSQTLWITANFWQWRKRKRLIKLGYKPISRMKHFKCARFQRTHVEKNTESGGDVHSVH; translated from the coding sequence GTGCAATTAATTCGCATTAGAACTGATGATGAGCTTATGTGGTACAAAAATATGTGGGATGACATTTTAGCTAGGGAAGGTAATGATAATCCATTTATTGAGTTTTCCTGGTTTTATAATTGGTGGCAAACTATGGGACGAAGTGAACGTGTGGAGCTTTATGCAGTTGAAAATAATGGTCAAATTATTGCCTTTTTTCCATTTACGATTCGTCTTCGTTGGGGAATACAAATCTATGCTTTTGCAGGGGAAGAAAGCTCAAATTACTCTGGGCTTGTAGCACTAAAGAAGTCCATGCTATCTGCAACGACCTTTGTCTTTGATCAGCTTATAAAAAAGCATAAGCATCTATTATTTTCATTTCATGGGTTACTAGAAAGCAAGGCGTCTACAAAGATATTAGAGCAATATTTTGTAGAAAGGCAACTACCTCCAAATATTTTTCGAGTAGTAACTCCTTATATAGACTTTCACGATATAGACTTCCATACCCATTTTCATCAGTGTAGTAAAAAGCACGATATGAATCATCGTGAAAGAATGCTACGAAATGTAGGCTCTTTAATAAGGAAGACCCCCTCTCAGGACGAGCTTTGGGAAATGTTTAAATTATTGGAAGAACGGTGGACTAAAAGGCTAAATACGAGTGCTTATAGAAAAGGAAAGAAGCGAGATTTTCTTGAACGTCTAACACTTCTTAAAGGGGAAGCACTGCAAGTGAAGGTAGATGCACTAGTTTTTGAAAATCAATGGATTGCCTTTACCTATGGATTTTGCTGTCGAGGGCGATATGTCACGTATGCCCTTGCCTATGAGCCTATTTTTCAAATATTTGGAGCCGATCGAATAGCAAATCAGGAGAATATTAAATTTGCCTTTTCGGAAAACTACCACCTGTTTGACATGGGGATAGGCTATGAACCTTATAAATTTGACTGGCGCTCTAACATTGATTTTACAAGACAAATGCTTGTCAGCAGCGGGACGAGGCGAGCAAAGATTTTGGCAAATATGTATATATTGAAAGCACGACTAAAGGAATATGTAACACAGAATCAGCGCTTTGTTAAATGGAGGCGCAATACAGGGGAGCAATTACGTTACTTAGTAAAGTATGGAAAAGTCAAAGATTGGCTAGAATATGGGCAACTATTCGTAGAAAAGTTTATACGTTTTAGGCAAGTGAATGTATATGAATTATCCCCATCAGAGAGCGTCCCGCCACAACGGCCTGTAGGAGATTTGTTTGAGATAATGTCCATACAAGAGGCGATGCAGCTTAATCAGGAAGAAATCATTACTCTATTTTATAAGGGATATACTGTATATAAAGATTCCTTTGCAAAAACGACTCAGCCTGCGTTTGCCTTACATACGTCCAATTTGTATGTAGACAAAATGCAAATTATTGAGACCTTGCCAAAGCAGACTTATTTTTTAAGCTATGATGTTTATAAAAATATCGATATAATTACAGCTTTTTTTCAAAAAATCCAACCTTCACAAACACTCTGGATAACAGCAAACTTTTGGCAATGGCGTAAGCGGAAGCGCTTGATAAAGCTGGGCTATAAACCTATTTCTCGAATGAAACATTTCAAATGTGCTCGTTTTCAGCGAACTCATGTAGAAAAAAACACAGAGAGTGGGGGCGATGTTCATTCTGTCCATTAA
- a CDS encoding polysaccharide deacetylase, which translates to MEEVTIELNHGGLVISLDFELNWGVHDTFRYGRYNKNINGVRLALPKILALFEQYGIHATWATVGLLFAESKAEMAHYLRGIPVKYDNMRYAAHMQLAKVGENEEQDLLHFGKSLIERIKSTPHQEIGSHTFSHFYCLEKGQTEADFRSDLHATAMICEESTGPMKSIVFPRNQVNKAYFAACREVGLICYRGNENHTLYSPQNVGRSIRIKKWLDSYMNITGNHLVTLEEMQKDTLINIHSSAFLRPYCSPLRFLEGLKMKRIKEAMHEAATTKTFYHLWWHPHNFGKKLGENLAMLEEILQYYQELSQKYNFQSYAMYEVAELCHHLSKQKK; encoded by the coding sequence ATGGAGGAAGTAACAATAGAACTAAATCATGGAGGTCTCGTGATATCATTGGATTTTGAGTTGAATTGGGGTGTCCATGATACATTTAGATATGGGCGATACAATAAAAATATTAATGGTGTACGTTTGGCATTACCTAAAATTTTAGCGTTATTTGAGCAATATGGCATTCATGCGACTTGGGCTACGGTTGGATTATTATTTGCAGAGTCAAAAGCGGAAATGGCTCATTATTTACGGGGAATCCCAGTGAAATATGACAATATGCGCTATGCAGCTCATATGCAGCTTGCCAAGGTTGGAGAAAATGAAGAACAAGATCTTTTACATTTTGGTAAATCCTTAATTGAGAGAATTAAAAGTACACCTCATCAGGAGATTGGAAGCCATACATTTTCTCATTTTTATTGTTTAGAAAAAGGTCAAACTGAAGCCGATTTTCGTTCCGATTTACATGCTACTGCAATGATTTGTGAGGAGTCTACTGGACCAATGAAATCGATTGTCTTTCCACGTAATCAGGTAAATAAAGCGTATTTTGCAGCATGTCGAGAAGTGGGCTTGATATGCTATCGTGGGAATGAAAATCATACATTATATAGCCCTCAGAATGTAGGTCGATCAATAAGGATCAAAAAATGGCTAGATAGTTATATGAATATAACAGGAAATCATTTGGTCACATTAGAGGAAATGCAAAAGGATACATTGATTAATATTCACTCAAGTGCATTTTTAAGACCATATTGCAGCCCTTTACGTTTTTTAGAGGGCTTAAAAATGAAACGTATTAAAGAGGCAATGCATGAGGCTGCGACAACAAAGACATTTTATCACTTATGGTGGCACCCGCATAATTTTGGTAAGAAATTAGGTGAAAACTTAGCCATGCTTGAAGAAATCTTACAGTATTATCAAGAGCTATCTCAAAAATATAACTTTCAAAGTTATGCCATGTATGAGGTGGCAGAGCTTTGTCATCATTTATCTAAACAGAAAAAATAG